The genomic window CGCGACCAGTTCAGCCATCTTGATAGCGATACCATCAACTTGTAACGCATCGTTTAATCCAAGCGTGATGACGGCCTTATTCTGCGGCTTTAGTTCTTGTGAATTGTTGGAGGTTGGTAAATGTGTTTTTAGGCCTAGGGCCGGGATCACGTTCAAACTTATCAGTACAAAAAATACCAGCAAAAACATCATCACGTCGATCATTGGAATAATTTCCACGCGTGCTTTCCGTTTTTTTGGTTCATCCCAACTACGCATGGTGTTACTCCGATTAACGATTTTTTAAAAAAAGAGGTGCTAAAATTATAATTTTTTGATTAGGCGGAGCATATAGAGGATTTATTTCAGCGGTATTACATCGGCGGCCCGAAATGTAAAATCCCGCTGAATGGGTGACAAACAGCTTGGACGTTGTTCCTGCTAAAATGGCAACTTAAAAAAAATTAATCAGACTATTCGACCATCACCTCTGCGGCCTGCGCCTCCAGTACATCAAACGAAGGAGTCGGTTAGCCGACAGCGAAATGCGCCATCCCATTTTAATAGCAGTCTTTTTGTCCTTTGGTGCTGCGGTTGCTTTAGGCTTATCACGCTTCTCATACGGCTTGCTACTGCTGCCTATGCGGGCCGATTTAGGATGGTCCTATTTGCTCGCGGGAGCGATGAATACCGGTAATGCGTTCGGTTACTTTCTGGGTGCGCTGGTCACCCCAAGCATCATACGACGGGTCGGACCGCAACGATTAATGATCATCGGCGCAGTGTTAACAGGCGCGTTCATGTTGCTGTCCGGTTTTATGACGAACGCTGGCGTGCTGTTATTTCAACGTGTTTTGGCGGGTATTTCCAGTGCCTTCATCTTTATCGCCGGCGGTGTACTGGCCGCACATCTCGGCGCATTGCGTGGCAAGCAGGTGGGTTTGCTGCTCGGCCTGTACTATGGCGGCACCGGCGTTGGTATCGTGCTGTCCGCAATCGTCGTCCCGATCACCTTAACCGCGGCGCAGATACATGGCGCTTCTCATGCATGGCAGTGGGCATGGTATGCACTGGGAGCGATTTGTTTTCTCGCCACACTCCTCATGCGCTTTGCAACCAGCAGCATCCCTCAGACATCGCAACTTAAGGGTGGGCATGATCACTTTAAGGTACGTTTGTTCGGCTTTGGTTTGACATCGTATTTCTTGTTTGGCGTGGGCTATATCGGTTACATGACGTTCATCGTCGCACTCCTCAAGGAACAGGGCATGCGGCCCTCAATGATCACGCTGTTTTATACCGCCTTGGGGATAGCGGTGATGGCGTCGTCGTTTATCTGGGCGCGCATGCTGGACTACTTCAAAGGTGGTCAAACGCTGGCGATTTTGAATGGCTTGCTTGGTGTAGCGACCCTGTTGCCGGTCTTGACGGTATCGACGCCAGTGCTATTCATATCGGGAATATTATTTGGTGGCGTCTTTTTGTCTGTAGTCAGCTCAGCGACCGCATTGGTACGTCATAACTTGCCCAGTGCCGCATGGTCAGCAGGCATCAGCGTCTTCACGATCGCATTTGCGCTGGGGCAAATCGCAGGTCCGACGGTCACCGGCTGGATTGCCGACGGCCCTGGGGGACTAGCGACGGGATTCGTGTTTTCGGCACTGGTGCTTTTTGCAGGTGCCGCGCTAGCGCTGTGCCAGCGTGCGCTGCTCCCCATAACCGATGCCGTGTTGTGCGACTAAAGTCTGATGACGGATACAGATACATTGATTTGTCATCAAAGGTCGTCCAGCTGGCCCAGTAACCCCTCAGCCTGCGCTTGCATGGCGGTGTATGCGGTAATGTCCATTTTGCGCAATTGTTGATACACCATGCCAAGGCGCGGATTGGTTCCGAGGTGCTTTTGGTTGCGAGAAAAAAAATTCCAGTAGAGGGCGTTATAAGGACAGGCGCGCTCGCCTA from Glaciimonas sp. CA11.2 includes these protein-coding regions:
- a CDS encoding biopolymer transporter ExbD — protein: MRSWDEPKKRKARVEIIPMIDVMMFLLVFFVLISLNVIPALGLKTHLPTSNNSQELKPQNKAVITLGLNDALQVDGIAIKMAELVARLNSSKKSGEQLNVIVNSDRGVEVQRLVDVMDILKQNGFESISIATRKR
- a CDS encoding YbfB/YjiJ family MFS transporter, giving the protein MRHPILIAVFLSFGAAVALGLSRFSYGLLLLPMRADLGWSYLLAGAMNTGNAFGYFLGALVTPSIIRRVGPQRLMIIGAVLTGAFMLLSGFMTNAGVLLFQRVLAGISSAFIFIAGGVLAAHLGALRGKQVGLLLGLYYGGTGVGIVLSAIVVPITLTAAQIHGASHAWQWAWYALGAICFLATLLMRFATSSIPQTSQLKGGHDHFKVRLFGFGLTSYFLFGVGYIGYMTFIVALLKEQGMRPSMITLFYTALGIAVMASSFIWARMLDYFKGGQTLAILNGLLGVATLLPVLTVSTPVLFISGILFGGVFLSVVSSATALVRHNLPSAAWSAGISVFTIAFALGQIAGPTVTGWIADGPGGLATGFVFSALVLFAGAALALCQRALLPITDAVLCD